A window of the Lactuca sativa cultivar Salinas chromosome 5, Lsat_Salinas_v11, whole genome shotgun sequence genome harbors these coding sequences:
- the LOC128126139 gene encoding uncharacterized mitochondrial protein AtMg00810-like has protein sequence MDVKSAFLNDILEETLYVEQPPGFVNDKFLDHCYILDKAVYGLKQAPHAWYVTLTNFLKLSKFKQGSVDPNLFRKKVGDHLMLLQIYVDDIIFGSNDPSLSREFVNMMKSQFEMSMMGKINNFLGLNIRQSRDEIFINQEKYSRNLLEKFGMTNSSKLKLPMPVGTHLGPLLDKLVVDLTLYRSMIGSLLYLTASRPDIMFVVYNCVRYQSNPREPHLTAVKNIFYYLKGTVSLGLWYPSKIGFFIQAFSDAELGGCQLDRKSTSCRCQLLDRKLISWQSKKQTCVSISTTETKYVAAAACTSQGIFQSTYLGGHYFVTEGQVQFQILALVRCL, from the exons atggatgtcaagtctGCTTTTCTCAATGACATATTAGAAGAAACTTTGtacgttgaacaaccaccaggttttgtaAATGATAAATTCCTTGATCATTGTTATATTCTCGATAAAGccgtttatggattaaaacaagcacctcaTGCTTGGTATGTaactcttaccaatttcttaaaactctctaaatttaaacaaggatctgtTGATCCCAatctatttcgaaagaaagtaggGGATCATCTGATGTTACTTCAAATTTACgtagatgatattatttttggctcgaaTGACCCTTCATTGTCTAGAGAATTTGTGAATATGATGAAAAGCCAATTcgagatgagtatgatgggtaAGATCAATAATTTTCTAGGACTGAATATTCGTCAAAGCAGGGATGAaatttttatcaatcaagagAAGTACTCTCGTAACCTGCTTGAGAAATTTGGCATGACGAATAGTTCGAAATTGAAATTACCAATGCCAGTCGGCACACACTTAGGACCTTTATTGGATAAACTTGTTGTCGATCTCACGTTGTacagaagcatgataggttctttACTATACTTAACTgctagtagacctgatattatgttcgTTGTTTACAACTGTGTCAGGTACCAATCGAATCCTAGAGAACCCCATCTAACAGCTGTGAAGAATATCTTTTATTATCTTAAAGGAACTGTGTCGTTGGGAttgtggtacccttcgaagattgGTTTCTTCATTCAGGCGTTTTCTGATGCAGAACTTGGTGGGTGTcaactcgacagaaaaagcactagTTGTAGATGTCAACTTTTGGATAGGAAGCTTATCAGCTGGCAATCGAaaaaacaaacttgtgtttcgaTTTCCACAACAGAAACAAAATATGTTGCTGCTGCAGCTTGCACTTCTCAG GGTATATTTCAATCAACATATCTTGGTGGACATTACTTTGTGACAGAGGGACAGGTACAATTTCAAATCCTTGCACTAGTTAGGTGtctctag